In the genome of Streptomyces sp. NBC_00433, the window TCGGACAGCCGGTAAAGGCCGCCGAGGTCGACGCCGTCGCTGAGCAGGTCCAGCTCGCGCACCGGCAGGCCGAGCGCGGCGATCTCGGCGCGCTGCTCGCGCTCCAGGACCACCCGCTGGGCGTGCTCGTGGGCCTGCGTGAGCAGCGGGTCGACCAGCCGCTCCGCGACACCGCCGCGCCGGGCGCCGCCGAGGCCCGCCTGCGACAGCGCCTTGGCCACCGCCGTACGCCGCTTGCCGACGGCCACCGCGCTGCGGTCCGCGGCGGCCTTGGCCAGGTCGCCGTCGCCCAGCAGCACCGGGCGGACCATGTTGACGATCACCGCGCCCACCGGCAGGCCCGCGGCCCGCAGCTCGGCGACACCGTCCATCGTCTCCTGGACCGGCATCTCCTCCAGCAGCGTCACCAGGTGGATCGCGGTCTGCGGGGACTTGAGGACCCGCATCACCGACTGCGCCTGCTTGTGTATCGGGCCCATCTTGGCCAGCCCGGCGACCTCGTCGTTGACGTTGAGGAAGCGGGTGATGCGGCCGGTGGGCGGGGCGTCGAGCACGACGGCGTCGTAGACCGGCCAGCCCGCCTTGTCCTTGCGGCGGACCGCCTCGCACACCTTGCCGGTGAGCAGCACGTCGCGGATGCCCGGTGCGACGGTGGTGGCGAAGTCGATGGCGCCGAGCTTCTTCAGGGCGCGGCCTGCCCGGCCCAGCTTGTAGAACAGGTCGAGGTAGTCCAGCATCGCCAGCTCGGCGTCGATGGCGAGCGCGTGGACCTCGCCGCCGCCCGATGCGGAAGCGATCCTGCGCTCCTCGTACGGCAGTGCCTCGGTCTCGAACAGCTGGGCGATGCCCTGCCGCTCCTCGACCTCGACCAGCAGTACGCGCCGGCCCTCTGCCGCGAGGGCGAGCGCCAGCGAGGCGGCGACAGTGGTCTTACCCGTGCCGCCCTTGCCGGTCACGATGTGGAGCCTGACGGCGGATGACTGTTGAGCGCTCACCTGGCGAGCCTAACCACTGGCGGGGCGGGCCACGCCCTGGGTCCCGGCGAGGCGATAAAGTCGCGGCATGGCGAAGAAGTGGGAATACGCGACCGTGCCGCTGCTCGTGCACGCGACGAAGCAGATCCTCGACACCTGGGGCGAGGACGGCTGGGAGCTGGTCCAGGTGGTGCCCGGCCCCAACAACCCCGAGCAGCTGGTGGCTTACCTCAAGCGGGAGAAGGCGTGAGCGGGTCGGTCGCCACCCGGCTCGCCGAGCTGGGCCTGACGCTTCCGGACGTCGTCCCGCCGCTGGCGGCCTACCAGCCGGCCGTTCGGTCGGGTCCGTACGTCTACACCTCGGGCCAGCTCCCGATGGTCGACGGCAAGCTCGCCACGACCGGCAAGGTGGGCGCGTCGGTGACGCCGGACGAGGCCAAGGCGCTGGCGCGGGTCTGCGCGCTCAACGCGCTGGCCGCGGTCAAGTCGGTCGCCGGCGACCTCGACCGCATTGCGCGGGTGGTCAAGGTCGTGGGCTTCGTCGCCTCCGACCCCTCCTTCACGGGGCAGCCCGCCGTCGTCAACGGCGCGAGCGAGCTTCTCGGGGAGGTGCTCGGGGACAAGGGCGTTCACGCGCGCAGCGCTGTGGGCGTCGCGGTTCTGCCGCTCGACGCTCCCGTCGAGGTCGAGATCCAGGTCGAGCTGCTCCCCTAGCCGGGGCGGCCCCCGCCGGGGGGCGGTTCCCCTTCGGCAGGGGGCGCCCTTCAGGGGCGCGGGGAACGGCGCGACCAGCCGTCGACTGGCTGCACGTCGTCACCGGCCGTGGGGGGCTGTTCGGTCCTCCCCCAGAGCTTTGCCTGGGGGTACCCCCATCTCGCTTCGCTCGGGACCACCGGCCGGTGGCGGGCTGGTCGCGCCCACGCGGCGCCGGCCGCAGATCAGACGCAGCCCCGCGCCCCTGTCAGGCACCCTTTTCCGCAGAACGGTGAGCGTTTTTAGGGGCGCGGGGGACGGCGCGGCCAGCCGTCGACGAGGTGTACGTCGTCACCGGCCGTGGGGGGCTGTTCGGTCCTCCCCCAGAGCTTTGCCTGGGGGTACCCCCATCTCGCTTCGCTCGGGACCACCGGCCGGTGGCGGGCTGGTCGCGCCCACGCGGCGCCGGCCGCAGATCAGACGCAGCCCCGCGCCCCTGTCAGGCACCCCCTGCCGAAGGGGGCACCCCACACCCACCGCGGCCCGCGGAATGGCACCCCCGCCAAAGGGGAACCCCAAAGCCCCCGCGCCCCGCGGAACGGCGCCCCCTGCCGCAAGGGGCACCCCCTCAGCCCCCGCAGCCAGCGGATTGGCACTCCCCGCCCGAGGGGAGCCGCACACCCCCGTGCCCGGGGGCGTCCGGGCTGGGGTGCGGGGCTCGAAGCGGGGCTTCGGGGCACGTAGGCTCCGGGCATGGGGAAGATGAGCGGGGCCGCCGTGCCCGGGGGGTGGCCGGAGCGGATCCGGGCGCTGGCCCGGGGGGAGCTGGAGCCGGTGGTGCCGCGGCGGGCGGCGACGGTGATGCTGCTGCGGGACACCGGCGAAGACGGTGTCCCGGCGGTGCACATGCTGCGGCGCCGCGCGTCGATGGCTTTCGCCGCGGGGGCTTACGCCTTTCCGGGTGGCGGGGTCGACCCGCGTGACGAGCGGCCGGTCCGGTGGGCCGGGCCCGCGCTGGACGAATGGGCGGGGCTGCTGGGCGTCGGCCCGGCCGCCGCCCAGGCGGTGGTGTGCGCGGCGGTGCGGGAGACCTTCGAGGAGTCCGGGGTGCTGCTGGCCGGGCCGGACGGCGGCACCGTCGTGGCCGACACGACCGGCGAGGGCTGGGAGGCCGACCGCGCGGCCCTGGTCGGGCACGAGCTGGCCTTCGCCGACTTCCTCGACCGCCGCGGCCTGGTGCTGCGCACCGACCTGCTGCGGCCGTACGCCCGCTGGATCACCCCGGAGTTCGAGGAGCGCCGCTACGACACGTGGTTCTTCCTCGCCGCGCTGCCCGCGGGCCAGCTCACCCGGGACGTGTCGGGGGAGGCGGACCGCACCGCGTGGCTGCGGCCGGCCGACGCCGTCGCCGGCTACGAGCGCGGCGACCTGGTGATGCTGCCGCCGACCATCACCATGCTGCGCGACCTCCTGCCGTACGGCTCCGCCGCCGCGGCGCTGGCCGCCGCTGCCGGGCGCGATCTGACCCCGGTCATCGCCACGGCCACCGTGGACGCCGCGGGCGCCGTCGTCCTGACCTGGCCGGGCCATGACGAATTCACCCGCAGTGCTCCCGGGGGCGGGGCGCGATGACCGCGGAGACCGCTCCCGGGCGGCCGCGGGCCGGCGTCGGCGGGTGGGCGACCGCCCGCGCGCTGTGCGTGCTCGCGCCGAACGCCTCCCCGATGACCCTGGACGGCACCAACACCTGGATCGTCGCGGAACCCGACTCGCCGCTGGCCGTCGTCATCGACCCGGGGCCGCTCGACGAGGGCCATCTGGCCCGGGTCGTGGAGGCCGCCGAGCAGGCGGGCAAGCGGGTCGCGCTGACCCTGCTCACCCACGGCCACCCGGACCACGCCGAGGGCGCGGCCCGCTTCGCCGAGCTGACCCGTACGGCGGTCCGCGCCCTGGACCCGGCGCTGCGGCTGGGCGAGGAGGGGCTGGCCGCGGGCGACACGGTGACCACCGGCGGCCTCGACCTGCGGGTCGTCGCCACCCCCGGGCACACCGCGGACTCGCTGTCCTTCCTGCTGCCCGCCGACGGGGCGGTGCTGACCGGCGACACCGTGCTGGGCCGCGGCACCACCATGGTCGCGCACCCCGACGGCCGGCTCGGCGACTACCTGGACTCGCTGCGGCGGCTCCGGGCGCTCACCGTGGACGGCGGTGTGGACACCGTCCTGCCGGGCCACGGCCCGGTGCTCGGCGACGCCAGGGGCGCCGTCGAGTTCTATCTCGCCCACCGTGCCCACCGGCTCGCCCAGGTCGAGACCGCCGTCGAGTCCGGGCTGCGCACCCCGGCCGAGGTGGTCGCCCGCGTCTATGCCGACGTCGACCGGACACTGTGGCCCGCGGCGGAGCTCTCCGTCCGCGCCCAACTCGACTACCTGCGCGAACACGGACTCATCGAGCTGCCATGACTCTTCCTTCCGCTGTTTTCACTCCCCACTCCCGCGCCTTCGCCGCCGACCCCTACCCGGCGTACGAGGAGCTGCGCGCGGCCGGCCGCGCGCTCTACTACGAGCCGACCCGGCAGTGGCTGATCCCGCACTACGACGACGTCAACGCGCTGCTGCGGGACCGCCGTCTGGGCCGCACCTACCTGCACCGCTTCACCCACGAGGAATTCGGCCGCACCCCGCCGCCCGCCGACCTCGAACCCTTCACCGTGCTGAACAACAACGGCCTGCTCGACCTGGAGGCCCCGGCGCACTCCCGTATCCGCCGGCTGGTCGCCAAGGCCTTCACCCCGCGCACGGTGGAGGAACTGGCGCCGACCGTCGAGCGGCTGGCCGCCGAGCTGATCACCGCCTTCCACGCCGACGGCGGCGGCGACCTGCACGCCCGGGTGGCCGAGCCGCTGCCGGTGGCGGTCATCGCCGAGATGCTGGGCATACCTGCCGGCGACCGCGACCAGCTGCGGCCCTGGTCGGCGGCGATGACCGGGATGTACGAGCTGAACCCGGGCGAGGGCGCCGCCCGCGCCGCCGTGACGGCCAGCGAGGAATTCTCCGGCTATCTGCGGAAGCTGATCGCCGCGCGGCGCACCGACCCCGGCGAGGACCTGATCAGCGCGCTGATCGCGGTCCAGGACGACGGCGACGTGCTGAGCGAGCAGGAGATGGTGTCGACCTGCGTGCTGCTGCTGAACGCCGGCCACGAGGCGACCGTCAACACCACCACCCTGGGCTGGCTCGCCCTCTTCCGGAATCCCGACCAGCTGCGCGTCCTCCAGGACGAGCCGGCCAGGCTGCGGGACGGGGTGGAGGAGATGATGCGCTACGACACCCCCTTGCAGCTCTTCGAGCGCTGGGTCCTCGACGACATCGAGGTCGGCGGCACGGTGATCCCGCGCGGCTCCGAGGTCGCCCTGCTCTTCGGCTCGGCCAACCGCGACCCGGCACGCTTCGCCGAGCCCGACCGCTTCGACGTCACCCGCCCGGCCGTCGGCAACCGGCATGTCAGCCTCGGCGCGGGCATCCACTACTGCCTGGGCGCCCCGCTGGCCCGCGTCGAACTCGGCGCCTCCTTCGGCACCTTTCTGCGGCAGGCCCCCGGGATGAAGCTGCTGTCGGAGCCGCGCTGGCGGCCGAACTACGTCATCCGCGGGGTGGAGGAGCTGCTGGTCGGCTGGTGAGGCCCCCGGCCCCGACCCGGGCCCCCGACCCGGGCCTCCGGCCCCCGACCCGGGCCCCCGACCCCGCCTCCGGTCCCGACTCCGGCCTCCGAGCCCCCGGCCCCCGGGTGCCGCGTCAGTGGCGCGGCACCGTCAGCCGCCAGGCGGCCGGCTCGACCGTCCACGTCCTGGTCCGCACCGGACCGGTGATGGCCCAGTCGGCGCGGTAGCGGAAGTCCCGCCCGGAGACGGTGATCGTGCGCGCCCTGGCCCGTACGTGCGAGGTGCCTTCCGTATGCCGTACGTAGACCTCGGCGAAGCCGGCCGGGGCCGGGCGGACCGAGACCTCCTGCACCGGCTGGTCGAGGTCGGCGAGCAGCACGCCGTCCGCCTCCACCCGCAGCCGCTGCCGGGGCGGGTGGTGGTGGCTGCCCGCCGGGATCGGCGCGGTCAGGGTGCGGACCAGGGAGCGGGCGGTCTTCTCCACCGGTGTCCACCAGTGCGCCGCGGTCTGCGAGATGGGGCTGCCGCACGGGATGCTCAGCGCGCCGAGCACGATGCCGCCGCTCTCGTCCACCAGCAGGTCCAGCTCGCGGTGCACACCGTCGAGCACCGCGCGGGCCGCCGCGGGCACATCGCCCGGCACCCCCAGCGCGCGGGCCAGCGTGGAGCGCGCCCCGATCGGCACCAGCGAGACCGGCGCGTCGTGCAGGGTCCGGTCGCGGTAGAGCGAGCGGACCGTACGCAGCAGGGCCTGGTCGTCGCCGAGCACCACGGGGTGGCGGCGGCCGCGGTGGGCCAGGGCGCGCTCGGCCTCCTCGGCGGACTCGGGGAAGACGATCTTCACCGAGGGAGCCCCCGCGCACAGGACATCCCTCGCGATTCGCACGGACTCGCCGTCGGTCGCACGCGCTGCCGGATCGATGACCAGCAGCAGGGGCCACCTCCGGACGGAGTCCGGCGGAGGATGCCCAGGAGGGTGAGCCGACACCTTGGTCCTTCCTCAGGTAAAATCTCGGTGCAAGAGCCCCTTGCGCCTTTGCGTCAGGGGCTTCGTCTATTCCGGGGCAGGTTCGACGGCTCTCTGCACGTTGGACATGCCCCGCCCGGAAGGGGTGTACGCCTGTGCCCGCACTTGTGCTGCTCGGTGCTCAGTGGGGTGACGAGGGCAAGGGGAAGGCCACCGACCTGCTCGGCGGCTCCGTCGACTATGTGGTCCGCTACCAGGGCGGCAACAACGCCGGCCACACGGTGGTCGTCGGCGACCAGAAATACGCATTGCACCTCCTCCCCTCCGGCATCCTGTCACCTGGATGCACTCCGGTGATCGGCAACGGTGTCGTGGTCGACCCGGCGGTCCTGCTCTCCGAGCTGAGCGGACTCGACGAGCGCGGCGTGGACACGTCCAAACTGCTGATCAGCGGTAACGCCCATCTGATCACGCCGTATCACCAGACCATCGACAAGGTGACGGAGCGCTTCCTGGGCAACCGCAAGATCGGCACCACCGGGCGCGGGATCGGCCCGGCCTACGCCGACAAGATCAACCGGGTCGGCATCAGGGTCCAGGACCTCTTCGACGAATCGATCCTCCACCAGAAGGTCGACGCGGCGCTCCAGGACAAGAACCAGGTCCTGGTGAAGATCTTCAACCGGCGGGCGATCAGCACCGCCCAGGTCGTCGAGGAATACCTCGGCTATGCCGAGCGGCTCCGCGGCTATGTCACCGACACCGCGCTGGTGCTCAACCAGGCGCTGGACGAGGGCAAGGTCGTGCTCATGGAGGGCGGGCAGGGCACGCTCCTCGACGTCGACCACGGCACCTATCCCTTCGTCACCTCGTCCAACCCGACCTCCGGCGGGGCCTGCACCGGCAGCGGAATCGGCCCCACGAAGATCACCCGGGTGATCGGCATCCTCAAGGCGTACACAACGCGTGTGGGCTCGGGACCGTTCCCCACCGAGCTGTTCGACGAGGACGGCGAGCGACTGCGCACCGTCGGCCACGAATTCGGCGTCACCACCGGGCGCAACCGGCGCTGCGGCTGGTTCGACGCGGTCATCGCCCGCTACGCGACCCGCGTCAACGGCCTGACCGACTTCTTCCTCACCAAGCTGGACATCCTCACCGGCTGGGAGCGTATCCCGGTGTGCGTCGCCTACGAGGTCGACGGCCGCCGGGTGGAGGAGCTGCCGTACAGCCAGAGCGACTTCCACCATGCCAAGCCGATCTACGAGTACCTGCCCGGCTGGTCGGAGGACATCACCCAGGCGAAGAGCTTCGCCGACCTGCCGGCGAACGCGCAGGCCTACGTCAAGGCGCTGGAGGAGATGTCGGGAGCGCCGATCTCCGCGATCGGGGTCGGCCCCGGCCGTACCGAGACGATCGAGATCAACTCGTTCGTCTGACCCCGCGTCCGGCCTTTCGCCCGGCCTTGCGCCGCCGGACCGTCGCCGCCCATTGCCACGCACCCCGTATGCCGTGGCAATGGGCGGCGGGTACGTCGACCGCTCTCAGCCGACCTTCTCGTACGTCAGCGGCGTCTTCTCGCCGGCGACCCCGTCGCGCCGCAGGTGCATGTCATCGAGCAGGGTCAGTGTGGTCGTCGTGGTGCCCGGCTGGCACGAGGCGGCGGGCTTGCCGCTGACCACCTGCGACGGGCTCAGCTCGGCCGGCGGTCCGGTCTTCGTGACCGACATCGACCACTCGCAGCTGTAGATCGAGGCCGTGCCGTCCGTACGCGAGCCGCTCAGCTCCACCGAGCCGTCCTCGTGCACGGTCAGCGTGCGGATGTCGTGGATGCCCGGCGGGATGTCCGTCATCGACTCCCAGACACCCACGACGCCGTTCGGCGGGGCGACCGGCACCACCGGCGCGGTCGGTGTCGCGCTCGCCGACTCGGTCGGCGTGGCGGTCTTCGTCGGTGTCGCGCTCTGCGTGGTGGCCGACGGGGTGGGGCTTGCCGACGTGGCAGTGGGCGACGGCGTGGTGGACGGCGACGGCGTCGTGCTCGTGGTGGCGGCCGTGGGCGTGGGGGACGGCGGCGCCGCGCTGGTCCGGCTGCCGCCATCGGTCTCGCGGACCAGGACATATGCGGTGCCGGCGCCGGCGACCACCGCCAGCAGGGTCAGTACGGCGACGAGCACGCCGCGCCTGCCGCGCCGGGGAGCGGGTGCCTGCGGCGGCCCGCCGGGTCCTGGCGCAGCCGGCGGACCGTCGGCGCCCGGGACCGATTCCGACACCATGGTCGGCGCGGCCGCACCCGCCTGCGCGACGGCGCCGTCTCCACCCGCCGGGGCTGCCGCGGCCGCTCCGCCGGTCCTGGCCGCGGCGCCGACGGCGACATCGGTCCTGACCTCCGTCTCGACCTCGGCCTCCGCCTCCAGTTCGAGCAGCTGCACCGCGTGCCGCCCCAGTTGGGCGACGATCGCGCCGGGCAGCCACGGTTCGACCCGGCCCGCCGGGGTGTCCTTCGGCGGCTCGTCCGCCGTGTCCTTGATGAGGCCCAGCACCTGGGTCAGCGAGGGGCGCCGCTCGGGCTCCTTGACCAGGCAGGCCGTCACCAGGGCGCGCAGGCCCTCGGGCACCGCGTCCAGGTCCGGCGGCTCCTGCACTATGCGGAACATCTGGGCGTGCACGCCGCTGCTGGCCGCGCCGAAGGGCTGCAGCCCGGTGGCGGCGTAGGCGAGGATCGAGCCGAGGCAGAAGACGTCGCAGGCCGGGGTCACCCGGTCGCCGCGCACCTGCTCGGGCGACATGAAGGCGGGCGAGCCGACCATCGCCCCCGTGTGGGTGAGCGTCGCCGAACCGTCGGCGACCGTCTCCAGGGCGCGGGCGATACCGAAGTCGATCACCCGGGGCCCGTCGATCGTGATCATCACATTCGACGGTTTGAGGTCCCGGTGCACCAGACCCGCGGCATGGATGTCCGCCAGCGCGTGCGCCAGTCCGGCGGCCAGCACCGTCACCGAGCGCTCGGGCAGCGGACCGTAGTCCTTGATCACCTGCTGGAGGGAGGGGCCCGCGACATAGCCGGTCGCCACCCACGGGATCTCCGCCTCGGTGTCGGCGTCGAGCACCGGAGCGGTCCACGCGCCACCGACCCGCCGGGCCGCCCGCACCTCACGGCGGAAGCGGGTGCGGAATTCCTCCTGCGCGGCAAGCTCGGCACGTACCAGTTTCACCGCGACCGTGCGGCCGCGTTCCGAGCGGGCCAGGAAGACCCGGCCCATTCCGCCGGTGCCCAGCCTGCCGAGCAGCCGGTAGGCGCCGATCCGCTGCGGATCATCCGTTCTGAGCTGCTCCATGCCTGTCTCCCCCCGCCGCTTCACCCGGCCCCCGAACCCCAGAACGAAGAATATGCGTAGGCACGCCACCGGCCACCACGTGGTTCCCAGGCGGTGCGGCACCGTTACGCACGGTCCTTGTGCCGTCCGCGGCGGGCAGAACCAGGCCCTCTCCTCCGCCCATGCCCGGCGCGGGAGGGCGGTCGGCCCGCGCAGCCGGCGCCGCGGGCCGACCCCGCGCCGTATCGTGTGCGGCGGGTGCGCGGCGGGAAGCCACCCGCGGACGCGACGCGACAGGGAGACGGCATGCCGGAGGCGGGCGGTCCTGCCATGCCGGTACGGCGCAGCAGCCTGCGCCAGCAGATCGCCGACGCCCTGCGCGACGAGGTCCTGACCGGCAGGCTCCAGGCCGGGCGGCATTTCACCGTCAAGGAGATCGCCGAGCTCTACGGCGTCTCCGCCACCCCGGTCCGCGAGGCCCTGGTCGACCTGGCCGCCCAAGGACTGCTCGACGTCGAACAGCACCGCGGCTTCCAGGTGCGGCAGCTGACCGCGGCCGACTTCCGCTCGCTCAGCGAAGCGCGGCTCTTCATCGTCGAGGCGGCCTTCCGGCTGATGGGCGAGCGCGGCATGGGCGACCTGCCCCCCGCCGCCGTGGCCTCCGTACGCCGCCGCGCCGAGGCCGCCGCCGGCGCCGCACACGCCGGCAGCCTCGACGTCCTGGTCGGCTGCGACCTGCGCTTCTGGCGGGAGCTGACCGGCATCGGCGGCAATCCGCACATCTGCGCGTTCCTCGACCGCATCCGCACCCAGACCTGGCTCTACGCGGTGCCGCACCTGCGCGCCTTGCGCGACCCCGCCGGGGTCTGCTGGGCAGGACACGTGGACCTGGTCGACGCGGTCGCCGCCCGCGACACCGCGGCCGCCCACGCCCTCATCACCGAAGCCGACGTCCATACCCGCGCCTTGATCGAGAAGCTGGCCCCCGCACGCTCCTGACGCGACAGCCGCGGCCGATTTACCCTGGACGCCCCCGACCGGATGGAGTGTTCGTGGCCTGCGACCTGTGGCTGGTGCCGCTGGTGGATGTGCTCTGCCACAGCCCGGAAAACCCGTTCTCCGAGGAACTCGCCCGCTACGACAAGGCCCTGGGCGACGCCGGGCAGCCGCCCGTACCGATCCACGCGTATATGCCCGGCCTGTCGGGCGACGTCGGACCCGTCGCCTGCTTCGACTACGACGCCCTGCACTTCCTGCGCCGCGCCTACCTGCTCAGCCTCCAGGGACTGGAGGTCTCCCCGGTCGACGCGCTCGGCGGCGACTACGAGCAGCTGCTGGAGATGTTCGAGACCACCGCGCAGCGCTCGCACCTGGTGTGGCACTACGACCACGCCGGCGCCTATGTGCCGCTGGACTTCCCCGAGCCCGTCGTCAACGACGAACTGCTCGAAGGCGGCGGACCGCTCGGCTCCAGCCACGGGCTGCTGCGCGAGCTGGAATTCGTCGCCCCGGTGATCGGCATCGACCCCGCCAACCCGCCGCTGCCCCCGGCGCCGCCCGACCGCCACACCACCCTCGAAGAGCCCGCACTCCACCCGCCCACCGGCCTCGACGGCCCCTTCGCCCGCGAACACCACGTCTGGCTCGGCCTGCACGCGGCCGCGACCCGGTCGCTGGGCCAGGGCTCGATGATCGTCTTCAGCTGACACCCGGGCCGGCCGGCCCCGGTCGGCCCGGCTCCGTCAGTGCAGGCAGAATTCGTTGCCCTCCGGGTCCCGCATCACATACGTGTCCGGTCCGCGGTCGCGGTGCGTCTCGACCAGGCGGGCGCCCAGCGCCGTCAGCCGCTCGACCTCGGCCGGCTTGTCCTCGGGCTCGACATGGATGTCGACGTGCACCCGGTTCTTGGCGGTCTTGCCCTCCGGCACCCGCTGGAAGAAGTAGCGCGGCTCGGTGCCCGCCGGGTCGCTGATCGCCGCGACATCGCGGAAGGCCGAGTGCCCGTCGACCACGATCCGCTCCTCCGCCGTCAGCCGGCCCGCCGCCACCAGCTGGTCCACCAGCGTCGAGTGGTCCTCCACCACGGCCCCGGTGACCTGCGCCCAGAAGGCGGCCTGGGCATGCGGATCGGCACAGTCGAACGTCACTTGTGTCCTCATGACCGGCCATCATGCCAAGCCCTCACCCCCCTTGCCGCGGGTTCTCCGGCGGGCGCTGGCGTGGCATGCTCGGGCGCGTGCCGGGGTGGGGCAGGCGCGGCGCGAGATGGGCGTCCGGGCGGGTCTGCGACCAGGAGGGCGACTGGGTGCGCAGCGGGGTGCCCGCGGCCGTGCGGGACCCGAAATCCAGCATCCAGTCCGCGGTTTCCATCCGCACCAGGTCGGCGACGTCGTCGCAGAAGCGCCGCAGGATCGCAAGGCAGCGCTCCGCCGCCTCCGCGGCGGTCCCCTCGGTCGGGCCGAGGACCTCGCGCACGCTCTCCGACGCCCAGTCGAAACGCAGCTGCTCAAGGCGCCGCTCCACGCCCTGCGCCGTGCCGACGTCCCGCATCCAGCCCGCGGTGAGGCCCAGGACGCGGTCCATCGCCACGCACACCGTGGCCAGCAGCAGCGCCAGATAGCCCCACGCCACCGTGGAGCCCCCCGTGCCGGTCAGCTCGACCAGCGGCAGCGCCGCGCCCACCGCGGCGAAGACGGCCGCGCCGCCCCGCAGCGCCCGCGCCCCGCGGCGCTTCCACACCCGCTCGCGCAGATACCAGTCCGCCGTACGCAGCGCCCCGGACTCCGCCCAGCGGTAGAGCTCCTCCAGACGCTCCGCGGGCTCGCCCCAGTCGCCCAGCGGGAAGGGCAGCGCCCGCAGGTCCTCGTGCTGGTGGTGCAGCGCCCGCCGCTCAGGCTCCTCCCGAGGGGCTTCCTCGGGAAACATGTCCGGCTGGCTCACTGCACGCTCCCTCGATGGCTTCCTGCGCCCCCCGGCCTTTCCCGGCCGTGACGAAGGTCTCTTCTTAGCGCCGAACGGCTGAGCGTGGGGTGGGTAAGGCGGCATATCCGCCCGTACGGGCCGCGTGATCAGGTATAGGCCGTGGAATGCGGTCACCCGAAAGAGTGAGGGCGGCCGGTGGCCGTACGGGCCACTACCCTGGTGCGCGTGAAGGTCCTTGTCATCGGCGGCGGCGCCCGCGAGCACGCCCTGTGCCGTTCCCTGTCCCTCGACCCCGACGTGACGTCACTGCACTGCGCTCCCGGCAACGCCGGAATCGCCGAAGTGGCCGAGCTGCACCCGGTCGACGCGCTCGACGGCGCCGCGGTCGCCGAACTCGCCGCCTCGATCGGGGCGGACTTCGTCATCGTCGGCCCCGAGGCGCCGCTGGTCGCCGGAGTCGCCGACGCCGTCCGCGCGCGCGGCATCGACTGCTTCGGGCCCAGCAGGGAAGCGGCCGAGCTGGAAGGCTCCAAGGCCTTCGCCAAGGACGTCATGGCCGTGGCCGGCGTGCCGACCGCCCGCT includes:
- a CDS encoding serine/threonine protein kinase, which gives rise to MEQLRTDDPQRIGAYRLLGRLGTGGMGRVFLARSERGRTVAVKLVRAELAAQEEFRTRFRREVRAARRVGGAWTAPVLDADTEAEIPWVATGYVAGPSLQQVIKDYGPLPERSVTVLAAGLAHALADIHAAGLVHRDLKPSNVMITIDGPRVIDFGIARALETVADGSATLTHTGAMVGSPAFMSPEQVRGDRVTPACDVFCLGSILAYAATGLQPFGAASSGVHAQMFRIVQEPPDLDAVPEGLRALVTACLVKEPERRPSLTQVLGLIKDTADEPPKDTPAGRVEPWLPGAIVAQLGRHAVQLLELEAEAEVETEVRTDVAVGAAARTGGAAAAAPAGGDGAVAQAGAAAPTMVSESVPGADGPPAAPGPGGPPQAPAPRRGRRGVLVAVLTLLAVVAGAGTAYVLVRETDGGSRTSAAPPSPTPTAATTSTTPSPSTTPSPTATSASPTPSATTQSATPTKTATPTESASATPTAPVVPVAPPNGVVGVWESMTDIPPGIHDIRTLTVHEDGSVELSGSRTDGTASIYSCEWSMSVTKTGPPAELSPSQVVSGKPAASCQPGTTTTTLTLLDDMHLRRDGVAGEKTPLTYEKVG
- a CDS encoding GntR family transcriptional regulator; its protein translation is MPEAGGPAMPVRRSSLRQQIADALRDEVLTGRLQAGRHFTVKEIAELYGVSATPVREALVDLAAQGLLDVEQHRGFQVRQLTAADFRSLSEARLFIVEAAFRLMGERGMGDLPPAAVASVRRRAEAAAGAAHAGSLDVLVGCDLRFWRELTGIGGNPHICAFLDRIRTQTWLYAVPHLRALRDPAGVCWAGHVDLVDAVAARDTAAAHALITEADVHTRALIEKLAPARS
- a CDS encoding SLATT domain-containing protein — encoded protein: MSQPDMFPEEAPREEPERRALHHQHEDLRALPFPLGDWGEPAERLEELYRWAESGALRTADWYLRERVWKRRGARALRGGAAVFAAVGAALPLVELTGTGGSTVAWGYLALLLATVCVAMDRVLGLTAGWMRDVGTAQGVERRLEQLRFDWASESVREVLGPTEGTAAEAAERCLAILRRFCDDVADLVRMETADWMLDFGSRTAAGTPLRTQSPSWSQTRPDAHLAPRLPHPGTRPSMPRQRPPENPRQGG